A window from Mustela erminea isolate mMusErm1 chromosome 17, mMusErm1.Pri, whole genome shotgun sequence encodes these proteins:
- the SLC30A10 gene encoding zinc transporter 10 isoform X1: MGRYSGKTCRLLFMLVLTAAFFAAELVSGYVGNSIALLSDSFNMLSDLISLCVGLGAGYVARRPRGGLGATYGYARAEVLGALSNAVFLTALCFTIAVEAVLRLARPERIDDPGLVLVVGALGLAVNVLGLLIFQDCAAWLACWGPRRRPPPPPPPREQPQPPARGRAPSAIGGPRRVAAAARQDEQGATVFSNVAGDSLNTQNEPEETVKKEKKSEALNIRGVLLHVMGDALGSVVVVVAAIIFYVRPLPPEDPCNWQCYIDPSLTIFMVIIILSSAFPLIKETAAILLQMVPKGLNMEELMSQLSAVPGISSIHEVHIWELISGKIIATLHIKYQKDRGYQDASRKIREIFHSAGIHNVTIQFEQVDLKDPVEQKDLLLLCSSPCISKGCEKQLCCPPGALPLAHVNGCAEHNGCPPLDTTLSDSFARQETTEVVIEVSSDNCLSDHGQALSKTQEDQHYVNSTHF, from the exons ATGGGCCGCTACTCGGGCAAGACGTGCCGGCTGCTCTTCATGCTGGTGCTCACCGCCGCCTTCTTCGCGGCCGAGCTGGTCTCGGGCTACGTGGGCAACTCCATCGCGCTGCTGTCCGACTCCTTCAACATGCTGTCCGACCTGATCTCGCTGTGCGTGGGGCTGGGCGCCGGCTACGTGGCGCGGCGACCCCGCGGGGGCCTGGGGGCCACCTACGGCTACGCGCGCGCCGAGGTGCTGGGCGCGCTGAGCAACGCCGTCTTCCTCACCGCGCTCTGCTTCACCATCGCCGTGGAGGCCGTGCTGCGCCTGGCGCGGCCCGAGCGCATCGACGACCCCGGGCTGGTGCTCGTCGTGGGCGCGCTGGGGCTGGCGGTCAACGTGCTGGGGCTGCTCATCTTCCAGGACTGCGCCGCCTGGCTCGCCTGCTggggcccccgccgccgcccgccgccgccgccgccgccgcgcgagCAGCCCCAGCCGCCCGCCCGGGGCCGCGCCCCGAGCGCCATCGGGGGCCCCCGGCGCGTGGCGGCCGCTGCAAGGCAGGACGAGCAGGGGGCGACGGTGTTCTCCAACGTAGCAG GTGATTCTCTGAACACCCAGAATGAACCAGAGGAGActgtgaaaaaggagaaaaaatctGAAGCCCTGAATATCAGAG GTGTGCTTTTGCACGTGATGGGCGATGCCCTGGGGTCAGTGGTCGTGGTGGTCGCGGCCATCATATTCTATGTGCGTCCCCTGCCCCCTGAGGACCCGTGTAACTGGCAGTGCTACATCGACCCCAGCCTGACTATCTTCATGGTCATTATCATTTTGTCATCTGCCTTCCCGCTCATCAAGGAGACTGCTGCCATTCTGCTGCAGATGGTCCCCAAAGGCCTGAACATGGAAGAGCTGA TGAGCCAGCTCTCAGCTGTGCCGGGGATTAGCAGCATACATGAAGTGCACATCTGGGAACTTATAAGTGGAAAGATCATTGCCACACTGCACATCAAGTATCAGAAGGACAGGGGCTATCAGGACGCCAGTAGGAAAATTCGAGAGATCTTTCACAGTGCGGGAATCCACAATGTGACCATCCAGTTTGAGCAGGTGGACTTGAAGGACCCTGTGGAACAGAAGGACCTGCTGTtgctctgcagctccccctgcatCTCTAAAGGCTGTGAGAAGCAGCTGTGCTGCCCTCCAGGGGCCCTACCCCTGGCCCATGTCAACGGCTGCGCAGAACACAATGGCTGTCCCCCTCTTGACACAACTCTGAGTGATAGCTTCGCTAGGCAAGAAACAACAGAAGTGGTTATCGAAGTATCTTCGGACAACTGTCTGAGTGACCATGGACAAGCTCTTAGCAAAACTCAGGAGGACCAACATTATGTCAACAGCACACATTTTTAA